The following are encoded in a window of Verrucomicrobiia bacterium genomic DNA:
- the topA gene encoding type I DNA topoisomerase has protein sequence MAGKTKAEPKKTSRGAKNLVIVESPAKAKTINKFLGKNFQVEASMGHVRDLPKSKMGIDVQNDFTPHYVIVAKSRKIVSHLKKQAKGKENIYLAPDPDREGEAISWHLAHILKEADGEVAIRRVVFNEITKEAVQKAFEKTREIEMNLVNSQQARRILDRVVGYELSPLLWHKVGRGLSAGRVQSVALRLIVEREREIRKFVPQEYWSLEAKLSPEDPKRSDKAFIAKLEKIGDEKADLKNKEQTKKIRDEILTLPFKVDKLEKKERKRLPQAPYTTSKLQQEAFNRLGFPAAKTMSIAQKLYEGIEIGDEGSVGLITYMRTDSVNIAVSAQAEASAFIKEKYGDNYLPEKPPVYKSKKGAQEAHEAIRPSSIRRDPEDIKSFLSDDEYRLYRLIWRKFVSSQMMPAIDEHVVLWTVAGEKYYFKTTGRRNLFPGFSAVFEDVKKPEEDKKEGDEEDADELNKDLPELIMGEALKLHELIGYQHFTKPPARFNDASLVKILEERGIGRPSTYAPTIHTLLYRDYVTRRGTALMPTELGEKVLDLLVEYFPSILDVQFTANMEEELDKIEEGDLEWVAVLKQFYKPFEESLTAARAQMQNLKQEPVPTEFKCDICGKQMLEKNGRFGKFLACSGFPDCRYTRSMPTGFRCPVEGCGGELVKRMSKMRRAFYGCSKYPTCTHIENKLPKKEGEPDEPEKAAEKQLERLGP, from the coding sequence ATGGCCGGTAAAACCAAGGCGGAGCCGAAGAAAACCTCCCGCGGCGCCAAGAATCTCGTCATCGTCGAATCTCCCGCCAAAGCCAAGACCATCAACAAATTCCTCGGCAAGAACTTCCAGGTCGAAGCGTCCATGGGGCATGTCCGCGATCTCCCCAAGAGCAAGATGGGCATCGACGTCCAGAACGACTTCACGCCGCATTACGTCATCGTGGCCAAGTCCCGCAAAATCGTCAGCCACCTGAAAAAGCAGGCCAAGGGAAAAGAGAATATCTACCTCGCGCCTGACCCTGACCGCGAGGGCGAAGCCATCAGCTGGCACCTGGCCCATATCTTAAAGGAAGCTGACGGCGAGGTGGCCATCCGGCGCGTGGTGTTCAACGAAATCACCAAAGAAGCGGTGCAGAAGGCTTTCGAAAAAACGCGCGAGATCGAAATGAATCTCGTCAACTCGCAGCAGGCGCGCCGAATCCTCGACCGCGTTGTGGGCTACGAGCTCAGTCCGCTTCTCTGGCACAAAGTCGGACGGGGACTGAGCGCGGGACGCGTGCAGTCCGTGGCGCTGCGCCTCATCGTCGAGCGCGAGCGCGAAATCCGCAAATTCGTCCCGCAGGAATACTGGAGCCTGGAAGCGAAGCTGTCGCCCGAAGACCCCAAGCGTTCTGACAAAGCTTTCATCGCCAAGCTGGAAAAAATCGGCGACGAAAAAGCGGACCTGAAAAATAAAGAGCAGACCAAAAAGATCCGCGACGAAATCCTGACGCTTCCGTTCAAGGTCGACAAGCTCGAGAAGAAAGAGCGCAAGCGCCTGCCGCAGGCGCCGTACACCACCAGCAAGCTGCAGCAGGAAGCCTTCAACCGGCTCGGCTTTCCCGCGGCCAAGACCATGAGCATCGCCCAGAAACTTTACGAAGGTATCGAGATCGGGGACGAAGGCAGCGTCGGTCTTATCACGTACATGAGAACGGACTCCGTGAACATTGCAGTGTCCGCGCAGGCGGAAGCCTCGGCTTTTATCAAAGAAAAATACGGCGACAATTATCTGCCGGAAAAACCGCCGGTCTATAAATCGAAAAAAGGCGCGCAGGAAGCGCACGAAGCCATTCGCCCTTCGTCCATCCGCCGCGATCCCGAGGATATCAAGTCCTTCCTGTCCGACGACGAGTACCGGCTTTACCGTTTGATCTGGAGAAAATTCGTCTCCTCGCAGATGATGCCCGCCATCGACGAGCATGTCGTCCTGTGGACCGTGGCCGGCGAAAAATATTATTTCAAGACCACCGGCCGCCGGAACCTCTTTCCCGGTTTCAGCGCGGTGTTCGAGGACGTGAAAAAGCCGGAAGAAGACAAAAAGGAAGGCGACGAGGAAGACGCCGACGAGTTGAATAAAGACCTTCCCGAGCTAATTATGGGGGAGGCGCTCAAGCTCCATGAGTTGATCGGCTACCAGCATTTCACGAAGCCGCCCGCGCGCTTCAACGATGCGAGCCTCGTGAAAATCCTCGAAGAAAGAGGGATCGGCCGTCCCAGCACGTACGCGCCCACGATCCATACGCTGCTTTACCGCGATTACGTCACGCGCCGCGGCACGGCGCTCATGCCCACGGAGCTCGGCGAAAAAGTCCTCGACCTGCTGGTGGAATATTTCCCCAGCATTCTCGATGTCCAGTTCACCGCGAACATGGAAGAAGAGCTCGATAAAATCGAAGAAGGGGACCTGGAATGGGTCGCGGTCCTGAAACAATTTTACAAGCCTTTCGAGGAAAGCCTTACGGCCGCCCGCGCGCAGATGCAGAACCTGAAGCAGGAGCCGGTGCCCACGGAATTCAAATGCGACATCTGCGGCAAGCAGATGCTGGAAAAGAACGGGCGTTTCGGCAAGTTTCTGGCGTGCTCGGGCTTTCCGGACTGCCGCTACACGCGGTCCATGCCGACCGGCTTCCGCTGTCCGGTCGAAGGCTGCGGCGGCGAGCTCGTGAAGAGAATGTCCAAGATGCGCCGCGCCTTTTACGGCTGTTCGAAATATCCCACGTGCACGCACATCGAGAACAAGCTTCCGAAAAAGGAAGGCGAGCCTGACGAGCCCGAAAAGGCCGCGGAAAAGCAGCTCGAGAGGCTCGGGCCATGA
- the xerC gene encoding tyrosine recombinase XerC: MIETNVESFLNFLTAEKNASPHTIKNYAVDLREFVQFFGKKSSSEVSYVDIRSFLAVLKNKNYSKSTISRKLACLRSFFKFLARENHIPTNPAAGIATPKREKRLPQFLDAEEVVKLMEAPSRDTWEEKRDRAILETLYTSGLRVSELVGLNQEDVDFFGGLVRVRGKGKKERIVPLGQMALKALRSYLDHKALRERAMIKSPLYLNRSGGRLTDRSVRRMILKYVRRISLKKEVSPHTLRHSFATHMLDKGADLRSVQELLGHENLSTTQIYTHVTTKRLKEAYDAAHPRA, translated from the coding sequence ATGATCGAAACGAACGTTGAGTCCTTCCTGAATTTCCTGACTGCGGAAAAAAACGCCTCGCCCCACACGATCAAAAACTACGCCGTCGATCTCCGCGAGTTCGTCCAGTTCTTCGGCAAGAAAAGTTCCTCGGAAGTCTCCTATGTCGACATCCGCTCGTTCCTGGCCGTCCTGAAAAATAAAAATTATTCGAAGAGCACGATCTCGCGGAAGCTGGCCTGCCTCCGGTCTTTTTTCAAGTTCCTGGCCCGGGAAAATCACATCCCGACCAATCCCGCGGCGGGCATTGCCACGCCGAAGCGTGAAAAAAGGCTTCCCCAGTTCCTGGATGCCGAAGAAGTCGTGAAGCTTATGGAAGCGCCTTCCCGCGACACGTGGGAGGAAAAGCGCGACCGCGCGATCCTGGAAACACTCTACACTTCCGGGCTGCGCGTGAGCGAGCTGGTCGGACTCAACCAGGAGGACGTGGACTTTTTCGGCGGGCTCGTGCGCGTCCGGGGCAAAGGGAAAAAAGAGCGGATCGTGCCGCTCGGACAGATGGCGCTGAAGGCGCTGCGTTCCTATTTGGATCACAAGGCGCTCAGGGAGCGGGCCATGATCAAGTCGCCGCTTTATCTCAACAGGTCCGGCGGCCGCCTGACCGACCGCAGCGTGCGCCGCATGATTTTGAAATACGTCCGCCGCATCTCACTCAAAAAGGAAGTCTCGCCTCACACGCTGAGGCATTCGTTCGCAACGCACATGCTCGACAAGGGCGCGGACCTCCGGAGCGTCCAGGAATTATTGGGGCATGAAAATTTGTCCACGACCCAGATCTACACGCATGTCACCACGAAGCGGCTCAAGGAAGCTTACGACGCTGCCCATCCCCGTGCTTGA
- a CDS encoding 3-deoxy-D-manno-octulosonic acid transferase: MLFLYNLAYFVMSLFYLPSFAVRLRQADNAPQLVKQRFGILEPAWKERLIGKKIIWVHAVSVGEVLAVENFLRRLLVSFPGIHVVLSTVTPTGQKMAQKIKDERISAVYFPFDFSFAVRSFFRELEPECVILAETEMWPNLLAEAGRFRVPVGIVNARLSPRSAKNYGRFSWIFRPLFGALAFVMAQTDADAERFQQLGTAPERIRVMGNMKYDNVELGKDRASLSRRFRAQWGIPETSRVLVAGSTHPGEEKILGQVLSSLREKGSDYADVKMIVAPRHIERSHALAKELTAMGLRTALATEYKEGAEFEVLLVDQLGVLKDLYAMADVVFMGGSLIPKGGQNPIEPAAFERALTHGPYVFNFERVYRVLGDEGGAVMVRDEDDLLFALERLLSHPAELVSLGKNACQTVRSLRGATDRSLEWLVQLLAPEPQLVKG; this comes from the coding sequence ATGCTTTTTTTGTATAACCTGGCTTATTTCGTGATGTCGCTTTTTTACCTGCCTTCTTTCGCGGTTCGTCTGCGGCAGGCCGACAACGCGCCGCAGCTGGTCAAGCAGCGGTTCGGGATCCTCGAGCCCGCGTGGAAAGAGCGCCTCATCGGAAAGAAAATTATCTGGGTCCATGCCGTGAGCGTGGGCGAAGTGCTCGCCGTCGAGAATTTTCTCCGGCGCCTGCTGGTCTCGTTTCCCGGCATTCACGTGGTGCTCAGCACGGTCACGCCCACGGGACAGAAGATGGCGCAGAAGATCAAAGACGAGAGGATCTCGGCCGTTTATTTCCCCTTCGATTTTTCTTTCGCGGTCCGGAGTTTTTTCCGCGAGCTGGAACCGGAATGCGTGATCCTCGCGGAAACGGAAATGTGGCCGAACCTTCTCGCGGAAGCCGGACGCTTCCGCGTTCCCGTGGGCATCGTGAACGCGCGCCTTTCGCCGCGCTCGGCTAAAAACTACGGACGCTTTTCCTGGATTTTCCGCCCTCTATTCGGAGCGCTTGCTTTCGTCATGGCCCAGACTGACGCCGATGCGGAGCGCTTTCAGCAGCTCGGCACGGCTCCCGAAAGAATCCGCGTCATGGGCAACATGAAATACGATAACGTGGAGCTTGGCAAGGACAGGGCCTCGCTTTCCCGGCGCTTCCGCGCGCAGTGGGGAATTCCTGAGACCTCGCGTGTCCTCGTGGCCGGCAGCACGCATCCGGGCGAAGAAAAAATCCTGGGCCAGGTGCTTTCCAGCCTGCGGGAAAAAGGTTCCGATTATGCCGACGTGAAGATGATCGTCGCGCCGCGCCACATCGAGCGCTCGCACGCGCTTGCCAAGGAGCTTACGGCCATGGGCCTGAGGACGGCGCTGGCCACGGAATATAAAGAAGGCGCGGAATTCGAAGTCCTGCTCGTGGACCAGCTTGGCGTTTTGAAGGACCTTTACGCCATGGCCGACGTGGTGTTCATGGGAGGCAGCCTCATTCCCAAGGGCGGCCAGAATCCCATTGAGCCCGCGGCGTTCGAGCGCGCGCTGACGCACGGGCCGTATGTTTTCAATTTTGAACGCGTCTATCGCGTCCTCGGCGACGAAGGCGGGGCCGTGATGGTGCGCGACGAAGACGACCTGCTTTTTGCTTTGGAAAGATTGCTTTCTCATCCCGCGGAGCTCGTCTCCCTGGGAAAAAATGCTTGTCAGACCGTGCGCTCGCTTCGCGGGGCCACGGACCGTTCCCTTGAATGGCTTGTCCAGCTTTTGGCCCCTGAGCCGCAACTAGTGAAAGGATGA
- the lpxK gene encoding tetraacyldisaccharide 4'-kinase, with the protein MSARIRNFVRLLTEDKIRGPFSGILYSLASFFSGLYAYAAGVRKNFFDQKVWKSEKLPFPVISVGNLTWGGSGKTPLVEYLAYRINELQKRALVLTRGYSHDEIVQYKEHLPHVLIGVGKNRVQTAQKILQQHKVDLGILDDGFQHWPIERDIDVVTVNSLNPFGNELLIPRGPLREPIVALKRAHIVVLTHVNLVKPEELDALRLRVKELAPEAAVVESFLEPLFFYRGQKKQRIPLERLQNQKVTTFSGVGVPRSFQLILAQRQIRAVRNFEFTDHYRFTRRDLEEVKYVSEAAASQEIITTEKDFYRAPDMIAKVLNPLVLATRLRIASGEDILTGALSRLLGASV; encoded by the coding sequence ATGTCAGCACGGATTCGAAATTTTGTACGCCTTTTGACGGAAGACAAAATCCGCGGGCCTTTTTCCGGGATTCTTTATTCGCTCGCGTCCTTTTTCTCGGGACTTTATGCCTACGCCGCCGGCGTCCGGAAAAATTTCTTTGACCAGAAAGTCTGGAAATCGGAAAAGCTGCCGTTTCCCGTCATCAGCGTCGGCAACCTGACCTGGGGCGGCAGCGGCAAGACGCCGCTCGTGGAGTATCTCGCTTACCGCATCAACGAACTCCAGAAGCGGGCGCTGGTCCTGACGCGCGGCTATAGCCACGACGAAATCGTGCAGTATAAAGAACATCTCCCGCACGTTTTGATCGGCGTTGGCAAGAACCGCGTGCAGACCGCTCAGAAAATCCTCCAGCAGCACAAGGTGGATCTCGGAATCCTGGACGACGGGTTCCAGCACTGGCCGATCGAAAGGGACATCGACGTCGTCACCGTCAATTCGCTGAACCCTTTCGGCAACGAGCTGCTCATCCCGCGCGGGCCTCTGCGTGAACCCATCGTTGCGCTGAAGCGCGCTCACATTGTCGTGCTGACGCACGTCAACCTCGTGAAGCCCGAAGAGCTGGACGCCCTGCGGCTGCGCGTGAAAGAGCTCGCGCCGGAGGCTGCCGTCGTGGAATCGTTCCTCGAGCCGCTCTTTTTTTACCGCGGGCAGAAAAAGCAGCGCATCCCTCTGGAAAGGCTCCAGAATCAGAAGGTGACCACGTTTTCCGGCGTGGGCGTGCCGCGTTCCTTTCAATTGATCCTGGCCCAGCGGCAGATCCGCGCCGTCCGCAATTTCGAATTCACGGACCATTACCGGTTTACCCGCCGCGACCTCGAAGAAGTGAAATACGTCAGCGAAGCGGCCGCCAGCCAGGAAATCATCACGACGGAAAAAGATTTTTACCGTGCTCCCGACATGATCGCCAAGGTGCTGAACCCGCTTGTGCTGGCCACGCGGCTGCGCATCGCGTCGGGCGAAGACATCCTGACGGGCGCGCTTTCCCGTCTTCTCGGAGCGAGCGTTTGA
- a CDS encoding ELM1/GtrOC1 family putative glycosyltransferase, with amino-acid sequence MIDFAGYHFIRGFAVAARALPAGAAYGLGSFLGDVAYIFSSRRKVAYADLKAAFGARKTAKARWQTVRAHYRHIGQSFIELLRFPLLDRQTVERDVSIPHLERFNQALNEKKGVVLLTAHLGNWELLQIVSGIFGSPIQALMRDQKYPRLNGLLNDFRRSRGSGVASRGMGIRDLMRSLRRRELVGVLGDQSAGRQQGLIVPFFGRKTTIPTGAFQLAGRAGALVLPAFIVRLKNEKHEIHLGKAFHCPEDTEGEETYREFAREYVAALEDLISRYPEQWLWAKKRWKYSWTKRILILSDGKPGHFKQSQAVAEAFRAVETQYGRPGMEYPTEAVTVKFRSPFHKAFFAAAGFFFFPWAQGRLSLLRFFFDEETSRLLEEVSADFIVSAGAGLVPLNLCLARENQAKSVVIMKPPFPYNFLRYDLAIVPAHDTGKVPAEAVRTLLTLSSAPSGGETGGELKSELRDPEKIRISLFLGGPTRDYRMEEAAVRKTLDALERSGADYLVTTSRRTPEKICAYLKQAALPHCQKIVIAAEDARPGWVGVMTEAAEVLVITEDSISMVSEAAATGKKVIMLSVDDAEKLPKKHRRFADMLAASGSVSRAAPDDLAARLESAKQGFATDLARNEKMLLQKRLQEIL; translated from the coding sequence ATGATTGATTTTGCAGGCTACCATTTTATCCGCGGTTTCGCCGTTGCCGCGCGCGCGCTTCCCGCGGGCGCGGCCTACGGCCTCGGAAGTTTTTTGGGCGACGTCGCCTACATTTTTTCCTCACGGCGCAAAGTCGCCTACGCGGATCTGAAGGCCGCGTTCGGCGCACGCAAGACCGCGAAGGCGCGCTGGCAGACCGTGCGCGCGCATTACCGCCACATCGGGCAGTCGTTTATCGAGCTCTTGCGCTTTCCCTTGCTCGACAGGCAGACCGTGGAGCGCGACGTTTCCATCCCGCACCTCGAAAGATTCAACCAGGCGCTGAACGAGAAAAAAGGCGTGGTGCTGCTCACCGCGCATCTTGGCAACTGGGAACTTTTGCAGATTGTGTCCGGCATCTTCGGAAGCCCGATTCAGGCGCTCATGCGCGATCAGAAATACCCCCGGCTGAACGGGCTGCTCAACGATTTCCGCCGCAGCCGCGGTTCCGGCGTGGCCAGCCGCGGCATGGGTATCCGCGACCTCATGCGGTCCCTTCGCCGGCGCGAACTTGTCGGCGTTCTCGGAGACCAGTCCGCGGGCAGGCAGCAGGGCCTCATCGTTCCTTTTTTCGGGCGCAAGACCACGATCCCGACGGGCGCGTTTCAGCTCGCGGGCCGCGCGGGCGCGCTCGTGCTGCCGGCTTTCATCGTAAGGCTCAAAAACGAAAAGCACGAGATCCATCTGGGAAAGGCGTTTCACTGTCCTGAAGACACGGAAGGCGAGGAGACTTACCGCGAATTCGCCCGCGAGTATGTGGCCGCGCTGGAAGATTTGATCAGCCGCTATCCGGAGCAGTGGCTCTGGGCCAAGAAGCGCTGGAAATATTCCTGGACCAAGAGGATTTTGATTTTGTCCGACGGCAAACCCGGCCATTTCAAACAGTCGCAGGCCGTGGCCGAGGCCTTTCGCGCGGTGGAAACGCAGTACGGCCGGCCGGGCATGGAATATCCCACGGAAGCCGTGACCGTGAAATTCCGTTCGCCTTTTCACAAAGCGTTTTTTGCCGCGGCCGGGTTTTTCTTTTTTCCGTGGGCGCAGGGGCGTCTGTCTTTGCTGCGGTTTTTTTTCGACGAGGAAACCTCGCGCCTGCTGGAGGAGGTGTCCGCGGATTTTATCGTTTCCGCGGGCGCAGGCCTGGTGCCGCTTAATTTGTGTCTGGCCCGCGAGAATCAGGCCAAGAGCGTCGTGATCATGAAGCCGCCGTTTCCGTATAACTTTTTGCGTTACGACCTCGCGATCGTGCCGGCGCACGACACGGGCAAGGTTCCGGCCGAAGCCGTGCGCACCTTGTTGACGCTTTCGTCCGCTCCCTCTGGAGGCGAAACCGGCGGCGAATTGAAGAGTGAGCTGAGAGATCCGGAAAAAATCCGCATCAGCCTTTTTCTCGGCGGCCCCACGCGCGACTACCGCATGGAAGAGGCCGCGGTGAGAAAGACGCTGGATGCGCTCGAGCGTTCCGGAGCGGATTATCTGGTGACGACGTCCCGGCGCACGCCGGAAAAAATCTGCGCTTATCTGAAGCAGGCGGCGCTGCCGCATTGCCAGAAAATCGTGATCGCCGCGGAAGACGCGCGGCCCGGATGGGTGGGTGTCATGACCGAAGCCGCGGAAGTCCTCGTCATCACCGAAGACAGCATCTCCATGGTTTCCGAGGCCGCGGCCACGGGCAAAAAAGTCATCATGCTGTCGGTCGACGACGCGGAAAAGCTTCCCAAGAAACACCGCCGATTCGCGGACATGCTCGCGGCGTCGGGCTCGGTTTCGCGCGCGGCGCCGGATGACCTGGCCGCCAGGCTCGAAAGCGCAAAGCAGGGCTTTGCAACGGACCTGGCACGGAACGAAAAAATGCTTTTGCAGAAGAGGCTGCAGGAAATTCTGTGA
- the waaF gene encoding lipopolysaccharide heptosyltransferase II, which produces MKTIQILPSLEVGGVERGVIDLARAVKARGDEMVVISSGGALVAQLHKMGVAHYALPVHKKSLGSLALVGRIAEIIQRERADVVHARSRVPAWLALMACWKTQVPLVTTCHGYYSNHFLSRVMGWGKRVIVISRAVGRHMIDDFGVSPERIRLIHRGIDLTQFQYKPGKYGEPKKTLRIVNVGRLSPIKGQNEFLKAVHLLRRDLPHVEAWIVGSEGKGKQRYTEKLQKTIQHLGLSSCVKMLGTRQDIPELLAQADLLVLSTLIPEAFGRVIVEAGAVGTAVVATRVGGILDVIDHGENGLLVQPGDVPGLSAAMLDLLKDREKSRVFGERLRAKTEAFFTLDQMADKTLSVYHEVKKEKKILVIKLGAMGDLILAVPSLRMLRERYPEARLSLLVDKKIASVASACPYLDEVIPVDRARLSHLPFLLKLAKKFRRDGYDISVDFQNSKWTHLFAFLAGIPQRYGFRRGKMGFLLNRAERYAQVPEPPVQNQYRILKRLGVQKFSDKLELWSDPRSQKNIEERLAAAGAKKRVGFVMGSSPKWPTKRWPAASFRALADKLRDELDCQIFLIGASSEAAEAEKFAAEAGEGVFNWAGKTSPRELVAAVKAMDAVVTGDTAPLHIAAAVNTPVVAFFGPTDSRRHMPPAEQATVLSRRLPCQPCYKGKCRNPETLACLARISAQEVFEAVRHHLEKVPSLSA; this is translated from the coding sequence GTGAAGACAATTCAAATTCTTCCATCCCTTGAAGTGGGCGGCGTCGAACGGGGCGTTATCGATCTCGCGCGCGCGGTGAAAGCGCGCGGCGACGAAATGGTCGTGATCTCTTCCGGAGGGGCGCTGGTCGCGCAGCTGCACAAGATGGGCGTGGCCCATTACGCGCTGCCGGTCCACAAAAAATCCCTCGGCTCGCTGGCGCTCGTAGGCCGCATCGCGGAGATCATCCAGCGGGAGCGCGCGGACGTCGTGCACGCGCGCAGCCGCGTGCCGGCCTGGCTTGCGCTCATGGCCTGCTGGAAAACCCAGGTGCCGCTCGTCACGACGTGCCACGGCTACTACTCGAATCATTTTCTCAGCCGCGTCATGGGCTGGGGCAAGCGCGTCATCGTCATTTCCCGCGCCGTGGGCCGGCACATGATCGACGACTTCGGCGTCTCTCCGGAACGCATCCGCCTCATCCACCGCGGCATCGACCTCACGCAGTTTCAATATAAGCCGGGAAAATACGGCGAGCCCAAAAAGACGCTGCGCATTGTCAACGTGGGCCGCCTTTCGCCGATCAAGGGTCAGAACGAATTTCTGAAGGCCGTGCACCTCCTGCGCCGCGACCTGCCGCACGTCGAAGCCTGGATCGTGGGCTCGGAAGGCAAAGGCAAGCAGCGCTACACCGAAAAACTCCAGAAGACCATCCAGCATCTCGGCCTTTCGTCCTGCGTGAAGATGCTCGGAACGCGCCAGGACATCCCGGAGCTTCTCGCTCAGGCGGACCTTCTCGTCCTTTCGACGCTGATTCCCGAAGCGTTCGGCCGCGTGATCGTGGAAGCGGGCGCCGTGGGCACCGCGGTTGTGGCCACGCGCGTGGGCGGCATTCTCGACGTCATCGATCACGGCGAAAACGGACTCCTGGTGCAGCCCGGCGACGTTCCGGGACTGAGCGCGGCCATGCTGGATCTTTTGAAGGACCGCGAAAAAAGCCGCGTGTTCGGCGAGAGGCTGCGCGCGAAAACCGAGGCCTTCTTTACGCTCGACCAGATGGCGGACAAGACGCTTTCGGTCTACCACGAGGTCAAAAAAGAAAAAAAGATCCTGGTGATCAAGCTCGGTGCCATGGGGGATCTGATCCTCGCGGTGCCGAGCCTGCGCATGCTGCGCGAACGGTATCCAGAGGCGCGGCTTTCGCTTCTCGTGGACAAAAAAATAGCCTCGGTGGCTTCAGCCTGCCCGTATCTTGACGAAGTCATTCCCGTGGACCGCGCCCGGCTCTCGCATCTTCCGTTCCTGCTGAAGCTGGCCAAAAAATTCCGCCGCGACGGCTACGACATTTCCGTGGATTTCCAAAATTCCAAATGGACGCATCTTTTCGCATTTCTCGCGGGCATCCCGCAGCGCTACGGCTTCCGCCGCGGCAAGATGGGCTTTCTTTTGAACAGGGCCGAGCGCTACGCACAGGTGCCCGAACCGCCGGTGCAGAACCAGTACCGGATCCTGAAACGGCTGGGCGTGCAGAAATTTTCGGACAAGCTGGAGCTGTGGAGCGATCCGCGCTCGCAGAAAAACATCGAAGAGCGCCTTGCTGCCGCGGGGGCCAAAAAGCGCGTGGGGTTTGTCATGGGATCCAGCCCGAAATGGCCGACCAAACGCTGGCCCGCCGCGTCGTTCCGCGCCCTCGCGGACAAGCTGCGGGACGAACTCGACTGCCAGATTTTCCTGATCGGCGCGTCCTCGGAAGCCGCGGAAGCGGAAAAGTTTGCCGCGGAAGCGGGCGAGGGCGTCTTCAACTGGGCGGGAAAGACCAGCCCGCGTGAACTCGTGGCCGCGGTCAAGGCCATGGATGCCGTCGTGACCGGAGACACGGCCCCGCTCCACATTGCCGCGGCCGTCAATACGCCCGTCGTGGCTTTTTTCGGGCCCACGGATTCCCGGCGCCACATGCCGCCCGCGGAACAGGCCACGGTGCTTTCCCGGCGCCTGCCGTGCCAGCCCTGTTATAAAGGTAAATGCCGCAACCCGGAAACGCTGGCCTGTCTTGCCCGCATTTCCGCGCAGGAAGTTTTCGAAGCCGTGCGGCATCACCTGGAAAAAGTACCCTCGCTTTCGGCTTAA
- a CDS encoding glycosyltransferase family 9 protein, whose translation MKILIVAKNWLGDMLFQVPALEAVKAAWPQAEIVCVAPPRCRAMVAAHPAVSRFIAFDERREQKGLAAKIRWVLSLRGEKWDKAFLFHRSRTRAFLTLLAGARERVGYGKGRDWFLTQSIANPDQPLHEVDYFLNLLKQAGIPVPERARYRFYFTPRDQDEAHEILSRHGLRPSGFVCFHMGANWEPKRWPLGHFARTAEMIHEKWQVPVAVTGSREDGQLVEKMRQRVSRGSVIPLTGQTPLGVLGAVFAKSAAVVSADSGPMHIASGSGANVVALFGPTDPRRTGPRGIGDSVVLQYIPPGYTTPWIGEKLPDEEWMSGIRPERVIQTLEEKKWIRPSQAVFS comes from the coding sequence GTGAAAATTCTGATTGTCGCGAAAAACTGGCTGGGCGATATGCTTTTCCAGGTGCCGGCCCTCGAAGCCGTCAAGGCCGCCTGGCCCCAGGCGGAGATTGTCTGCGTGGCGCCGCCGCGCTGCCGGGCCATGGTCGCGGCTCATCCCGCGGTCAGCCGCTTCATCGCCTTCGACGAAAGAAGAGAGCAGAAAGGTCTCGCAGCCAAAATCCGCTGGGTCCTGTCGCTGCGGGGGGAGAAATGGGACAAGGCCTTTTTATTCCACCGGTCGCGGACGCGCGCTTTTTTGACGCTGCTTGCCGGCGCCCGTGAAAGAGTCGGCTACGGAAAAGGGCGGGACTGGTTTCTGACCCAATCCATCGCAAATCCGGATCAGCCGCTGCACGAGGTGGATTATTTTTTGAATCTTCTGAAACAGGCGGGGATTCCGGTTCCGGAAAGGGCGCGCTACCGTTTTTACTTCACGCCGCGCGACCAAGACGAGGCCCACGAGATCCTTTCGCGCCATGGGCTGCGCCCTTCGGGTTTCGTGTGTTTCCACATGGGCGCGAATTGGGAACCCAAGCGCTGGCCGCTCGGGCATTTCGCCAGGACCGCGGAGATGATCCACGAAAAATGGCAGGTGCCGGTGGCGGTGACGGGCTCCCGGGAAGACGGGCAGCTGGTGGAAAAAATGCGCCAGCGCGTCAGCCGCGGCAGCGTGATCCCTCTCACGGGGCAGACGCCGCTCGGCGTGCTCGGCGCGGTCTTCGCAAAATCCGCGGCCGTCGTTTCCGCGGATTCGGGACCCATGCACATCGCTTCCGGCTCCGGCGCTAACGTGGTCGCGCTGTTCGGGCCCACGGACCCGCGCCGCACGGGCCCGCGCGGCATCGGCGACAGCGTCGTGCTTCAGTACATCCCGCCCGGCTACACCACGCCGTGGATCGGCGAAAAACTGCCCGATGAAGAATGGATGTCGGGCATCCGTCCCGAGCGCGTGATCCAGACGCTCGAAGAAAAAAAATGGATACGGCCGTCGCAGGCCGTCTTCTCCTGA